CCTTCCCCCGCTCCGTCTTCGCCGTTAGGAACAGTTGGTCTCCACCGTCCGCCCCCAGGAAACCGATCTGAAGATCCGCCCCATCGGCCACCGGGTGCTCACAGGCCTTGCAGGCCGGGGCGATGTCAAAGTCCCCGAAGGAGGTCCCTTTTCCGGAAAGGGCGTTCTCATGGAAGCGCAAAGTCGCCTCCTCCCCCTTTTCTCCGGCAAAACGCGGGTAGTCCACGTTCCTGTATGCCCCAAGGCAATCTGTACCGATCAGGATCACCTCCTCCGCCCTTGCCTGTTTGAGTTTCACGAGTTCGATGAAAGCCCTGATCTCGCAAGGTCTCAAAACCGCGGCGATCCGGCCGTCCACAGGTTTTCGGGTCAGTCTGGAGACCACCTTGGCCGCGTTCATGGGAAACACAGGGGCCAAGGGATCGCTTCCCCCAAGCTTTTCCGGGTCGGTGACCAGGGTGGGCATCACCGTGTTCTTCATGGGTAGATGCTGCGGCACCAGGAGGGCATCGATCTCTCCGTCCTGGAGCATCTTCTTGAAAAGAGTCCTCATCGCCTCCAGGGGATCGGTGTCCTTCACTTCGATCTTCCACGTCATCGTCATCCTTTCCCTCCACCTTTCAGGCCATAGGCAATTTCTTTAGGTCATCTACAGCCCTTTTCTCCATACAGTCGCCTCGATGCCGGGCCGCCCCGGAAGCGATAATCCCGA
The Deltaproteobacteria bacterium genome window above contains:
- a CDS encoding Coenzyme F420 hydrogenase/dehydrogenase, beta subunit C-terminal domain; translation: MTMTWKIEVKDTDPLEAMRTLFKKMLQDGEIDALLVPQHLPMKNTVMPTLVTDPEKLGGSDPLAPVFPMNAAKVVSRLTRKPVDGRIAAVLRPCEIRAFIELVKLKQARAEEVILIGTDCLGAYRNVDYPRFAGEKGEEATLRFHENALSGKGTSFGDFDIAPACKACEHPVADGADLQIGFLGADGGDQLFLTAKTERGKALAENLGLPAAQEPSGRAEAVERLVAERIAYRDKMFEETREVTSDLGKLTTYFADCVNCYNCRVACPVCYCKECVFVTDVFDHEPSRYLSWARRKGVIKLPTDTIFYHVTRLAHMSTACVGCGQCSNACPNNIPVMEVFRTIAHKTQAAFDYEAGRSLEEKPPLSVFREKEYPEVTGGKDE